One window of the Spirochaetota bacterium genome contains the following:
- a CDS encoding uroporphyrinogen decarboxylase family protein, with the protein MTAKERIQRTVGHESGTEQPLYVWFSPEWEARLAAALRVDVLDLHPSLGNDIVPVDMGMNAYMMQSMADGEERISEFGFRFLKQNDSFNIVEYPIRDIDAVPSYRHPDPNAPGKYDILRRQVARYGKEYPILVDISPIVFEAAYSLYGMEPTMLALAMDERAMLPLFERHIEYTLAVAKHCIDVGANIIWTGDDWGTQQSMLISPDMWRTSIKPLVAKLWRGIKRYKPDVIIAHHSCGAIAPIIPDLIELGLDILNPIQPNVPGMAPAGLKRQFGDSLSFLGGIDTQELLRHGSPEEIERIARETCGIFGSGYILSPAHRIHDVPFENIRALFRAAGRTTLDHICVPEAGAA; encoded by the coding sequence ATGACCGCGAAGGAACGTATCCAGCGCACTGTTGGGCATGAGTCCGGTACAGAACAGCCGCTCTATGTCTGGTTCAGCCCCGAATGGGAAGCGCGTCTGGCGGCAGCGCTCCGCGTTGACGTGCTCGATCTGCATCCGTCGCTCGGCAATGATATCGTCCCTGTGGACATGGGTATGAACGCATATATGATGCAGTCGATGGCCGACGGCGAAGAACGCATCTCCGAATTCGGTTTCCGCTTCCTGAAACAGAACGATTCATTCAATATCGTCGAATATCCGATCAGGGATATCGATGCCGTGCCCTCTTATCGTCATCCGGACCCAAACGCCCCCGGCAAGTACGACATCCTCAGACGGCAGGTCGCACGATATGGAAAAGAATATCCCATCCTCGTCGATATCTCCCCTATCGTTTTCGAAGCCGCATACAGCCTCTACGGCATGGAACCGACCATGCTCGCCCTCGCCATGGACGAGCGCGCAATGCTGCCGCTCTTCGAACGCCACATCGAATACACGCTCGCGGTGGCGAAGCACTGCATCGATGTCGGCGCCAATATCATCTGGACCGGCGACGATTGGGGAACACAGCAGAGCATGCTCATTTCACCGGACATGTGGCGAACATCGATAAAGCCGCTCGTCGCAAAGCTTTGGCGCGGAATAAAGCGATACAAGCCGGACGTCATCATCGCACATCATTCCTGCGGCGCTATCGCCCCGATAATACCTGACCTCATCGAACTCGGACTTGATATACTCAACCCGATACAGCCGAACGTTCCCGGCATGGCACCGGCAGGATTGAAGCGGCAATTCGGGGATTCGCTCTCTTTCCTCGGCGGCATCGATACACAGGAGTTGCTCCGTCATGGAAGCCCTGAAGAAATAGAGCGTATCGCTCGGGAGACCTGCGGCATATTCGGATCGGGATACATTCTTTCGCCGGCACACCGCATACACGATGTCCCCTTCGAGAACATACGCGCACTCTTCCGAGCGGCAGGGCGAACAACACTCGACCATATATGCGTTCCAGAAGCAGGTGCAGCATGA
- a CDS encoding GntR family transcriptional regulator: MKRRVSSDEVLHLKLRRLLAQKIYEGTYADGALLPPERDLADEHRMSRVTVRSTLDAMEKEGIISRRQGHGTHVSLTAKAHAGALDICAVIAPAENPFFAEFIRCFEAAAERNDTLVVYKAGGARIEDTVFRCYERGIRSAVIWPYDESIDVPRLARLRGLGMNFVLFDRIVDSNTADFISVDNAHAIDSLYDRLIEHGAKHIAYVGWENDVITSTIEREAAYVRHGVNAVYRLPWRREKSIDTDAIALLGTLPSSIDAVICGNGVIGMAVQRASAHARSIVVACVDDLPGASELAITVYAQPMEVLARTAYDRLIEQNTKPRTWKASTILRKGDIIEHARRTTP, from the coding sequence ATGAAACGGCGTGTCTCTTCGGACGAAGTGCTCCACTTGAAGCTGAGAAGACTGCTCGCGCAGAAAATATACGAAGGCACGTACGCCGACGGAGCGCTGCTGCCCCCGGAACGTGATCTTGCGGACGAGCACCGCATGAGCCGTGTTACCGTGCGCAGCACCCTCGATGCCATGGAGAAAGAAGGCATCATCTCGCGGCGGCAGGGCCACGGAACGCATGTATCGCTCACTGCAAAAGCGCATGCAGGAGCCCTGGACATCTGCGCCGTCATCGCGCCAGCGGAGAATCCTTTCTTCGCGGAATTCATCCGCTGCTTCGAGGCTGCCGCGGAGAGGAACGATACACTTGTCGTGTATAAAGCGGGCGGCGCACGCATCGAGGACACGGTGTTTCGATGCTACGAACGCGGCATACGAAGCGCCGTCATCTGGCCCTACGATGAATCTATCGATGTCCCCCGCCTTGCCCGGCTCCGCGGTCTCGGGATGAATTTCGTGCTCTTCGACCGCATCGTCGATTCGAACACCGCTGACTTTATCAGCGTCGATAATGCCCACGCCATAGATTCACTGTACGACCGCCTCATCGAGCATGGCGCAAAGCACATCGCCTATGTCGGATGGGAGAACGATGTCATCACAAGCACTATCGAACGCGAGGCCGCGTACGTACGCCATGGCGTGAACGCAGTGTACCGACTGCCGTGGAGACGGGAAAAAAGCATTGACACAGATGCCATAGCCCTGCTCGGCACACTGCCGTCGTCCATCGATGCTGTCATATGCGGGAACGGCGTCATCGGCATGGCAGTACAGCGGGCGTCCGCACACGCACGATCGATCGTAGTCGCCTGCGTTGATGACCTTCCCGGCGCATCCGAACTTGCTATCACGGTGTATGCACAGCCGATGGAAGTTCTCGCACGCACCGCCTATGACCGGCTCATCGAACAGAACACAAAACCGAGAACATGGAAAGCATCCACGATACTCAGAAAAGGCGATATCATTGAACACGCACGGAGGACGACGCCATGA
- a CDS encoding pyruvate formate lyase family protein — protein MTYQTIHSAAHLSDKAKALFSAERCRTRLDGWFIVQEIRMRCAKEFRDDHPESAAAKTLVRIAEELPISIPEAAVFAGTQRDAFARSYALINPAFTVESFAGYCDPLAVYNDIEPNDEFTKERIENVRTYFASTHYVRELKHVYSGIENDTKEVAYFVEQVSGHTIADFRPILAHGIAYEMERIDTRLSHEADAEKRTTLTAMKSSLEAAIKLAGRYSTLAREQSRTADTERAKELTLISETLTRVPLYGACSLYEAIQSFILLWQVMCLEQSPNPYAFSVGNIDRMLEPYRAMDDNDRAYSAALMKHLLTFFNVGDRSWAISQNLMISGRDAHGADLTNKMSYAVLDAYFECNYPQPILSVKLHSGTPKEMYASLGRFFFTPGMLTPSLFNDDSLFAVLERSGVARSDLADYSIAGCQEPLIMGKDNGNTTASWLNLAKVLELTLSGGVSTISGASIGEIAEHVDMKTVTETREQGGVPLCKDPIALLRSIRPAFYANLDSFIERMTAASNGCAKALSLLRVPFISTLMGGIESGVDMRDAKKQGTKYNGSGCLIHGLSVVADSFAAIDSLIAERPHDAVRLLAALKNDFINDEDLRQFLASAPKYGNNITSVDDEAKTLAKHVARRISAQKNYLGNPFRPDFSSPSTHLLYGYWTGATPDGRHAREMLGYGIDPLFGEAITGLGFRTLSVRKMPFDLMTGGYASHYGIDPRYFPEDTFEDKGRAFKERVIHPLFFSSDGTAPFYLYVNVNTPAMLRKVLAHPKKHAPNGIYIMRIHGTFVNFLDLSPAIQDDIMKRLDPGSTRI, from the coding sequence ATGACATATCAAACTATCCATAGCGCCGCTCATCTGTCCGATAAAGCCAAAGCGCTGTTCAGCGCCGAACGCTGCCGCACGCGACTTGACGGCTGGTTCATCGTTCAGGAGATCCGCATGCGATGCGCAAAAGAATTCAGGGACGATCACCCCGAATCAGCCGCCGCAAAAACGCTCGTACGCATCGCGGAGGAGCTGCCGATATCGATACCTGAGGCCGCCGTATTCGCCGGCACACAGCGCGATGCCTTCGCGCGCAGTTACGCGCTCATCAATCCGGCATTCACGGTGGAATCGTTCGCGGGCTACTGCGATCCGCTTGCTGTATACAACGACATCGAACCGAATGACGAATTCACGAAGGAGCGCATCGAGAACGTGCGGACATATTTCGCATCGACGCACTACGTACGCGAGCTTAAGCACGTCTATTCCGGCATCGAGAACGATACGAAAGAGGTCGCCTATTTCGTCGAGCAGGTAAGCGGGCACACGATAGCCGACTTCCGACCGATACTCGCTCACGGCATAGCATATGAGATGGAGCGCATCGACACACGGCTTTCACATGAGGCCGATGCGGAAAAGCGCACGACGCTCACCGCTATGAAGTCATCGCTCGAAGCGGCGATAAAACTCGCAGGGCGATACAGTACGCTCGCACGCGAGCAGAGCCGCACTGCCGATACAGAGCGCGCAAAAGAGCTTACACTCATCTCCGAAACGCTCACACGCGTCCCGCTCTACGGCGCATGCAGCCTCTACGAAGCGATACAATCGTTCATCCTCCTCTGGCAGGTCATGTGCCTTGAGCAGTCACCCAATCCGTACGCATTCTCCGTCGGCAATATCGACCGCATGCTCGAGCCGTACCGGGCCATGGACGATAATGACCGTGCATATTCCGCAGCGCTCATGAAGCATCTCCTCACGTTCTTCAATGTCGGCGACAGGAGCTGGGCGATATCGCAGAACCTCATGATAAGCGGACGCGATGCGCATGGAGCAGATCTCACCAACAAAATGAGCTACGCTGTGCTCGACGCCTACTTCGAATGCAACTATCCGCAGCCGATATTATCGGTGAAACTGCATAGCGGAACACCGAAAGAGATGTACGCTTCGCTCGGACGCTTCTTCTTCACACCGGGAATGCTGACGCCGTCGCTCTTTAATGATGATTCACTTTTTGCCGTTCTTGAACGTTCCGGCGTCGCACGAAGCGACCTTGCGGATTACTCGATAGCCGGCTGTCAGGAACCGCTCATCATGGGCAAGGATAACGGCAACACCACGGCAAGCTGGCTCAATCTCGCGAAAGTGCTCGAACTTACGCTTTCCGGCGGTGTATCGACTATCAGCGGGGCATCGATCGGCGAAATAGCGGAACATGTTGATATGAAAACTGTCACAGAGACGAGAGAACAAGGGGGAGTGCCCCTTTGTAAAGATCCTATCGCCCTCCTTCGCAGCATACGGCCGGCATTCTACGCGAATCTCGACAGCTTCATCGAGCGCATGACTGCAGCGTCGAACGGCTGCGCAAAAGCGCTCTCCCTTCTTCGCGTACCGTTCATATCCACGCTTATGGGCGGGATAGAGAGCGGCGTGGATATGCGCGATGCGAAAAAGCAGGGCACGAAGTATAACGGCAGCGGCTGCCTCATCCATGGGCTGTCCGTCGTCGCTGATTCATTCGCCGCCATCGATTCGCTCATCGCAGAACGTCCTCATGACGCGGTTCGCCTTCTTGCGGCGCTCAAGAACGATTTCATAAATGATGAAGACCTTCGTCAATTCCTTGCATCGGCTCCGAAATACGGGAACAATATCACATCAGTCGATGATGAAGCCAAAACGCTCGCGAAGCATGTCGCCCGCCGTATCAGCGCGCAGAAGAATTATCTCGGCAATCCGTTTCGACCTGACTTCAGTTCCCCATCCACGCATCTACTCTACGGATACTGGACAGGCGCAACACCGGACGGGCGTCACGCTCGCGAAATGCTCGGCTACGGCATCGACCCCTTGTTCGGCGAGGCGATAACCGGGCTCGGCTTTCGCACGCTCTCGGTAAGAAAAATGCCCTTCGACCTCATGACCGGCGGATACGCATCGCACTACGGCATTGACCCGCGATACTTCCCCGAGGACACCTTCGAAGATAAAGGCCGCGCATTTAAGGAGCGCGTCATACACCCGCTGTTCTTTTCGAGCGATGGAACGGCGCCGTTCTATCTCTATGTGAACGTGAACACACCCGCCATGCTTCGGAAAGTGCTCGCACATCCGAAAAAGCACGCGCCCAACGGCATCTACATCATGCGCATACACGGCACGTTCGTGAATTTTCTCGATCTATCGCCTGCGATTCAGGATGATATCATGAAGCGTCTCGATCCGGGGTCCACACGAATATGA
- a CDS encoding radical SAM protein — MSSATLSLFQKGWNFGEDGPGNRLIYHLEGCNLHCPWCSNPEGMEAGTLIVNAAKLTPAVCPHGAITDTLDRTLCARCTGKECVSRNRNEGIRLSASPCRIDALVQEVLSAKSLFHGGGGVTLSGGEPTMQFDGTRTFLKALHSQDIDTAMETNGTHARLPELFPFIDTLIIDMKHHDDAVASAVTGTSMRQVRANIAAATENDVSLIVRITLIPGFNSTMDDIRRFASLAPMFGANTRVEFLVYHEYGAVKWQQCGKTYHPASGDTLSIPQAEAIFREHGMNMAGTSGPANHARTNR, encoded by the coding sequence ATGAGCAGCGCGACACTCTCACTATTCCAGAAGGGCTGGAACTTCGGCGAGGACGGCCCCGGCAATCGCCTGATCTACCATCTCGAGGGGTGCAATCTCCATTGCCCCTGGTGCTCCAACCCCGAGGGAATGGAAGCGGGTACGCTTATCGTCAATGCGGCAAAACTAACCCCCGCCGTATGCCCTCACGGCGCCATTACCGATACGCTCGATAGAACGTTATGCGCAAGATGCACGGGCAAAGAATGCGTGTCCAGGAATCGCAACGAAGGCATACGACTGAGCGCATCCCCCTGCCGTATCGATGCGCTGGTTCAGGAAGTTCTATCTGCGAAAAGTCTTTTTCACGGCGGCGGCGGCGTGACATTGTCCGGCGGTGAGCCGACGATGCAGTTCGACGGCACACGCACCTTCCTTAAAGCGCTCCATTCACAGGATATCGATACCGCAATGGAAACGAACGGCACGCATGCTCGTCTGCCGGAGCTCTTCCCCTTTATTGATACGCTTATCATCGATATGAAACATCACGACGATGCGGTCGCATCTGCCGTCACCGGCACATCGATGAGGCAGGTCCGTGCAAATATTGCCGCTGCTACCGAAAACGATGTCTCACTCATCGTACGCATCACGCTCATTCCCGGTTTTAACAGCACAATGGATGATATTCGGCGTTTCGCATCGCTCGCACCGATGTTCGGGGCGAACACGCGGGTCGAATTCCTCGTCTATCATGAATACGGGGCTGTCAAATGGCAACAGTGCGGGAAAACTTATCACCCCGCATCGGGAGATACGCTCTCGATACCGCAAGCAGAAGCGATATTCCGTGAGCACGGGATGAACATGGCCGGCACTTCCGGACCTGCAAATCATGCGAGAACGAACAGATGA
- a CDS encoding FAD-dependent oxidoreductase: MSALGIIAGSFASKLFAETARSNAGAYKSMTLSERPSTILTSADVVVLGASLAGLALAVLAARMNRKVMLIDAGPVLGTEISGQWDMHVPEGWLADELAELCRPQGGYADGRFDPFITTLACDRLAQSAGVTSLVCALPIRPIAGAGGMLHGVEIVGKSGRQLIAAPRIIDTTAGNVFSYRACGLNIPIATAVTRRMYLYGISCNAPKRISVSGSLGVAADSIEVQPTLWPDEVIVSYSMQTNSAMSRIALGAMSYHAGFLIMQHLHKEHSEFEKSLLVDIAPEIKITYPAVEPDVLRVIENTGVVQIDAGKAVTDKQWAMDHLKNVLSKTIRPFPVGTAVTMTGHTVTSELSAAVEQGFSRTVLPPVRAVIHEHSDVVVAGCGCGGAFAALAAGGEGGACHHARYYRHPRRNRHCGKAARLLSRHQCRSSEGH; encoded by the coding sequence ATGTCGGCACTGGGCATAATCGCGGGAAGTTTTGCATCGAAACTTTTTGCTGAAACTGCACGGTCGAATGCCGGGGCGTACAAGTCGATGACCTTATCCGAACGGCCGTCCACCATACTTACAAGCGCTGATGTCGTAGTGCTCGGGGCAAGCCTTGCCGGTCTGGCTTTGGCGGTACTTGCAGCACGTATGAATAGGAAAGTGATGCTTATCGATGCCGGACCGGTGCTCGGTACCGAGATATCCGGTCAATGGGATATGCATGTGCCCGAGGGCTGGCTCGCCGATGAGCTTGCTGAGCTATGCCGTCCTCAGGGCGGTTATGCTGACGGGCGGTTCGATCCGTTCATTACCACACTGGCATGCGATCGGTTGGCGCAATCGGCAGGCGTTACTTCTCTGGTATGCGCACTGCCGATACGGCCGATCGCCGGTGCAGGCGGCATGCTCCACGGCGTGGAGATCGTCGGAAAAAGCGGCCGGCAGCTTATCGCTGCACCGCGTATCATCGATACGACCGCAGGAAATGTTTTCTCATACCGCGCATGCGGCCTCAATATACCGATTGCAACGGCGGTCACGAGGCGAATGTATTTGTATGGGATCTCTTGCAATGCGCCCAAGCGTATAAGCGTTTCGGGATCGCTTGGGGTTGCAGCGGACAGTATTGAGGTGCAGCCGACGCTTTGGCCCGATGAGGTCATCGTTTCATATTCGATGCAGACGAACAGTGCGATGAGCAGAATAGCCCTCGGCGCGATGTCATACCATGCCGGTTTCTTGATCATGCAGCATCTGCACAAAGAGCATTCTGAATTTGAAAAGTCTTTATTAGTGGATATCGCGCCGGAGATTAAAATAACATATCCTGCAGTCGAACCGGATGTTCTGCGGGTGATCGAGAATACTGGTGTCGTGCAGATCGATGCCGGTAAAGCGGTCACGGATAAGCAATGGGCAATGGATCATCTCAAGAATGTATTATCAAAAACGATACGGCCGTTTCCCGTGGGCACTGCAGTGACGATGACCGGTCATACTGTCACGAGTGAACTGAGCGCGGCAGTCGAGCAAGGTTTTTCGCGTACTGTTCTCCCGCCGGTACGTGCAGTGATACATGAGCATTCCGATGTTGTCGTAGCGGGATGCGGCTGCGGGGGCGCATTCGCGGCATTGGCTGCGGGGGGGGAAGGGGGTGCGTGTCACCATGCTCGATACTACCGGCATCCCCGGCGGAACCGGCACTGCGGGAAAGCTGCTCGGTTATTATCACGGCATCAATGCCGGTCTTCAGAAGGCCATTGA
- a CDS encoding FAD-dependent oxidoreductase, with amino-acid sequence MLDTTGIPGGTGTAGKLLGYYHGINAGLQKAIDVKVKDAQSVTGPANGLHPVAKTETLWRELEKVNARFGEAERVFGVIKNGNTVTHVLAAAEDGYHAYPCTVSVDATGDGDLAAAAGANYSMGRDSDGFPLFYGYLPIQAAKGKMSYYVKFTNNGLGYVDPTDTLDYSIAHFSGRASLWREGPFTAEKHYCALASLLGIRQGRSIHGPVVLTAEDFAQGRTWPDKVCAMSSNYDRAGFFALENDWIQRWVVMFGLFPFVRTGEIPYRALYPEGVEGMLLACRAFSVEHDLASLTRMRHDMQQLGEVSGLAAALAVQSGRSPSCIDVAALQGELRERGVLPEEAPEKILDVPTDELLKKLGGEQNGLAMWRLSQKNGDPDWERFANEEGDQRKHFCAGVAAAMRGDTPNVLMKVLEKAVDDRIDSPRLGDRSSALCVVAALALAHAKGTAASARIAALLADVPRTPYLRQPEITLIYRALGIAGGRDAVKAIQGHLASMDAPKTSDDMQVVFAGVKELQGLGCFDESHRLEPHRQSEFFLFRKAALRLDAARKKQ; translated from the coding sequence ATGCTCGATACTACCGGCATCCCCGGCGGAACCGGCACTGCGGGAAAGCTGCTCGGTTATTATCACGGCATCAATGCCGGTCTTCAGAAGGCCATTGATGTGAAGGTTAAAGATGCACAGTCAGTCACGGGGCCCGCAAACGGATTGCATCCCGTTGCAAAGACCGAGACGCTGTGGCGCGAACTGGAGAAAGTGAACGCACGGTTCGGAGAAGCAGAGCGGGTGTTCGGCGTAATAAAGAACGGCAACACCGTAACCCATGTACTTGCGGCCGCCGAGGACGGGTATCACGCCTACCCCTGTACAGTATCTGTCGACGCCACCGGAGACGGTGATCTCGCGGCGGCGGCTGGGGCGAACTATTCCATGGGAAGAGACAGCGACGGTTTTCCGCTTTTTTACGGCTATCTCCCGATACAAGCGGCAAAAGGGAAAATGAGCTATTATGTGAAGTTCACGAATAATGGATTGGGATATGTCGATCCGACCGATACGCTTGATTATTCCATAGCGCATTTCAGCGGGAGGGCATCGCTGTGGAGGGAGGGGCCGTTCACCGCGGAGAAACATTATTGCGCATTGGCATCTCTCCTCGGCATCCGGCAGGGACGATCTATCCACGGGCCGGTAGTGCTGACCGCGGAAGATTTCGCACAGGGACGGACGTGGCCGGATAAAGTATGCGCCATGTCCTCCAATTATGATCGCGCGGGATTTTTTGCTTTAGAGAACGACTGGATACAACGATGGGTGGTGATGTTCGGTTTATTCCCATTTGTCCGCACCGGTGAGATACCGTATCGGGCTCTCTATCCGGAAGGCGTGGAGGGGATGCTCCTCGCATGCCGTGCATTTTCCGTGGAGCATGACCTTGCCTCCCTCACACGCATGAGGCATGATATGCAGCAGCTCGGTGAAGTGAGCGGCTTGGCTGCTGCACTGGCCGTTCAGAGCGGCAGATCCCCTTCGTGTATCGATGTGGCAGCGCTGCAGGGTGAGCTTCGGGAACGGGGCGTATTGCCCGAGGAAGCACCCGAGAAAATCCTCGATGTGCCGACGGATGAGCTTTTGAAAAAACTTGGCGGGGAACAGAACGGCTTAGCGATGTGGAGATTGTCGCAGAAAAATGGCGACCCTGATTGGGAACGCTTCGCCAACGAGGAGGGCGATCAGCGTAAGCACTTCTGTGCGGGAGTAGCCGCAGCAATGCGGGGCGACACGCCGAATGTTCTTATGAAGGTCCTTGAGAAAGCCGTGGATGACCGCATTGATAGTCCGCGATTGGGTGACCGTTCGAGCGCGCTCTGTGTCGTGGCTGCACTCGCATTGGCTCATGCAAAGGGGACGGCTGCGTCGGCGCGTATCGCGGCGCTTCTTGCGGACGTTCCCCGAACACCGTATCTGAGGCAGCCGGAGATAACGCTCATCTATCGCGCGCTCGGGATAGCGGGCGGGCGCGATGCGGTCAAAGCGATACAAGGCCATCTCGCGTCCATGGATGCGCCCAAGACCAGCGATGATATGCAGGTTGTGTTTGCCGGAGTGAAAGAGCTGCAGGGCTTAGGCTGCTTCGATGAGTCGCATCGTTTGGAACCGCATCGACAGTCCGAATTCTTCCTGTTCAGGAAGGCTGCTTTGCGCCTGGATGCGGCAAGGAAAAAGCAGTAG
- a CDS encoding DUF4139 domain-containing protein has protein sequence MDVQFPITAVTVYPDSALIRREGTVRLSAGDVTVTLPGIIPDIDENTLRSCAIGEGVKILGAMVRHEYSAHAADTERKRLADEMEALTDDKRSVESDLAVRAEEAAFIESVKLFGKQQIPRDLATKIPAMNELSDVYRFISEKTKENRDAVLRAHKRIREIDHSITERGEMLDSISGGSGTTKRSIEIALSAKSAVDCTLAVSYLVSGASWEPIYDARADFAKSNVELTLYGIVRQTTGDAWDNVAMSLSTAKPSVGGSMPYVSPWALNVMEYEPPRAKKARSFGIVQKAAFADKESRMEEEEVMPMASMDAPPAPEEYSDAAEHGTAIVYTLMHPASVKSDGTDHKLPVTAQNLAAKYEYSSYPRSVSSAYLGSRVENAPNVQLLPGAVHIFLDGEFVGISQLSAVGPGEEFDIYLGIDDNVKVKREIIEKKVDRTLIAVIPSPVKKSAFTYKITVENYKSKDITVKLFEPLPISEDDRIKVKTSKAVPEATAKDWMDRKGVSLWEFTLAPKAKQEIVHSFTVEHPRELRVEGL, from the coding sequence ATGGACGTACAATTCCCCATTACCGCAGTGACCGTTTACCCCGACAGCGCGCTCATTCGCCGCGAGGGAACGGTCCGTCTTTCAGCGGGCGATGTCACCGTGACGCTCCCCGGCATCATTCCCGATATCGACGAGAACACGCTGCGCTCATGTGCCATCGGTGAGGGCGTGAAGATACTGGGCGCCATGGTCAGGCACGAATACAGCGCACACGCCGCCGATACCGAACGCAAACGGCTTGCCGACGAGATGGAAGCGCTCACGGATGATAAGCGATCGGTCGAGAGCGATCTTGCCGTACGGGCTGAAGAGGCGGCATTCATCGAATCGGTGAAGCTCTTCGGGAAGCAGCAGATCCCGCGCGATCTTGCCACAAAAATTCCCGCGATGAACGAGCTTTCCGATGTATACCGTTTCATTTCGGAGAAGACGAAGGAGAATCGCGATGCTGTGCTCCGCGCGCACAAGCGCATACGCGAGATAGACCATAGCATTACAGAACGTGGAGAGATGCTCGATTCGATATCAGGCGGCAGCGGCACGACGAAACGCTCCATTGAGATAGCGCTTTCCGCGAAGAGCGCTGTCGATTGCACGCTCGCGGTATCGTATCTGGTATCGGGCGCTTCATGGGAGCCGATATACGATGCGCGTGCCGATTTCGCGAAGAGCAATGTCGAACTTACGCTCTACGGTATTGTACGTCAGACGACGGGCGATGCCTGGGACAATGTCGCCATGTCGCTTTCTACTGCGAAGCCATCGGTGGGCGGATCGATGCCGTATGTGTCGCCGTGGGCGCTCAATGTCATGGAGTATGAACCGCCCAGGGCGAAAAAAGCACGCTCATTCGGCATCGTACAGAAAGCGGCGTTCGCCGACAAGGAAAGCCGCATGGAAGAGGAAGAAGTGATGCCGATGGCGTCAATGGACGCCCCCCCGGCGCCTGAAGAATACAGCGATGCTGCCGAGCACGGCACCGCTATCGTCTATACGCTCATGCATCCCGCATCGGTAAAGTCCGACGGTACCGATCATAAGCTCCCCGTGACCGCGCAGAATCTCGCGGCGAAATACGAGTATTCATCGTATCCGCGCTCCGTGTCTTCCGCCTATCTCGGGAGCCGCGTGGAGAACGCGCCGAACGTGCAGCTCCTTCCCGGGGCAGTGCACATCTTCCTCGACGGCGAGTTCGTCGGCATCTCGCAGTTAAGCGCCGTCGGCCCGGGAGAGGAATTCGATATCTATCTCGGTATCGACGACAATGTGAAAGTGAAGCGGGAGATCATCGAGAAGAAGGTCGACCGCACGCTTATCGCAGTCATTCCTTCGCCGGTGAAAAAGTCGGCATTCACGTACAAGATCACCGTGGAAAATTATAAGTCAAAGGATATCACCGTAAAACTGTTCGAACCACTGCCGATATCCGAGGACGATCGCATAAAAGTAAAAACATCGAAAGCGGTTCCGGAAGCGACGGCAAAGGATTGGATGGACAGGAAAGGGGTATCGCTCTGGGAATTCACGCTCGCACCGAAGGCGAAACAGGAGATAGTCCATTCGTTCACCGTGGAGCATCCGCGTGAGCTTCGCGTCGAAGGTTTATAA
- a CDS encoding AraC family transcriptional regulator produces MENTIRRITTDEKLILFRNFKDTYGVNSIVQFGIHRDRITKPKGRPRVPDHMHSHAVEINYQAEGRQRYYIGDTEYHFDPDTVYTIAPNVVHGSRGYVKERGLTYYLIIAMRPAAFLNYDAKTGACLRSCLSAVGTKVFPGSVRLKQHFEHLVSACESTDEHTSFRIRALVTDIILETHRASRYPSVRTPTPAIEAAAAAIRRSNESPSLTGLASASGLSYSRFLHRFKDEIGESPKAFMIRQRIEKAKRTLRTSKLSISDVAYASGFHSINLFIAQFKKLTGMTPREFRRSTEV; encoded by the coding sequence ATGGAAAACACCATCCGCCGCATTACCACGGATGAAAAGCTCATCCTGTTCAGGAACTTCAAGGATACGTACGGCGTGAACAGCATCGTGCAATTCGGCATACATCGGGATAGGATAACGAAGCCGAAAGGACGCCCGCGCGTGCCCGACCATATGCATTCGCATGCCGTGGAGATCAACTACCAGGCGGAAGGCCGGCAGCGGTATTATATCGGCGATACGGAGTATCACTTCGACCCCGACACGGTTTACACCATTGCACCGAATGTCGTTCACGGATCTCGCGGGTATGTCAAGGAGCGCGGGCTCACCTACTATCTTATCATTGCTATGCGCCCGGCGGCTTTCCTCAATTACGATGCGAAGACCGGAGCGTGTCTCCGGTCCTGTCTATCCGCCGTCGGCACGAAGGTGTTCCCCGGGAGCGTACGGCTTAAACAGCATTTCGAGCATCTTGTATCCGCATGCGAGAGCACGGACGAACACACATCGTTTCGCATACGCGCCCTCGTGACCGACATCATCCTCGAAACGCATCGTGCATCACGGTATCCCTCGGTACGCACGCCAACGCCTGCCATCGAAGCAGCGGCGGCAGCGATACGACGATCGAACGAGAGCCCGTCACTGACCGGTCTTGCATCGGCGAGCGGGCTGTCATATTCACGATTCCTCCACCGCTTCAAGGACGAGATCGGCGAAAGCCCCAAGGCGTTCATGATACGACAGCGGATCGAGAAGGCAAAGCGCACGCTTCGCACTTCGAAGTTATCGATATCGGATGTCGCGTACGCCTCCGGCTTCCATTCGATAAACCTGTTCATCGCTCAGTTCAAGAAGCTTACCGGCATGACACCGCGCGAGTTCAGACGGTCAACAGAGGTGTAG